The nucleotide window CACGCACGAAGCCGTCATGAACTACCAGCTCAACTACGGCCTGAACACTGATGGTATCTGTGGGCCGAACACCGTCCGCGCCCTGTCCTACCTGGGGCTGCGCATCACTGGTGGTTCGCCCAATGCCATCCGCGAAATAGAGCAAGTTCGCCGCGCAGGCCCCCGTCTGACCGGCAAACGCGTCGTCCTCGACCCGGGCCTGGGTGGCCAAAACAAGGGTCTCACCGTCAAGGGCCCCTACGGGGACATCACCGAAGAGGAGATCCTCTGGGACATCGCCAGCCGCATCGAAGGCCGCATGGTCGCCGCCGGTGTGGAGACTATTATGTCCCGTCCTCGCATGGACGACCCCACCTTTGAGGACCGAGCAGAAATCGCTAATGCTTTTGGCGCCGACCTTATGATCTGCCTCCAGTGCGACCGATACCCCAACGACAAAGCCAATGGTGTCGCTACGTTCTACTTCGGCTCCGAGAAGGGCAGCAACTCCATCACGGGTGAGAAACTCTCTGGTTTTATCCAGCGTGAGATTTCTGCCCGCACGGAATTAACGAACTGCGGAAATCACGGCCGCACCTGGGACATTCTGCGCCTGACGTACATGCCGGCGATCGACGTTGTACTTGGGTACCTCACCAACCCCAATGACGTCGCGATCCTCACGGATCCACAGGCCCGTGACGCTATCGCAGAGGCCATTGTGGTTGCCGTGAAGCGTCTTTACCTTCTCGACGATGACGATCAGCCGACGGGTACCTACAAGTTCTCGGAACTCCTAGAACAAGAAGTGCTTTAGCTGCCCCCTCGATCGGCTAGCGCTCGTCGCTTCCCCGGAGCAGGCCGATGATTCGTTCAAAATCATCCTTATCACCGAACTCCACCACAATCCGGCCCTTACGCTTACCAACGCTCACAGACACCCGAGTATCCAAACCATCAGCCAAAGACTCCGCCGCCCGAGTGAAAAACTCCGGCGTCGGAGCCTTCTCACGCTTCGCCTTCTTCGCCGGCTCATCGCCGCGATTAATCAGCACCACAGCCTCTTCTGTGGCCCGGACCGACAAACCTTCGGCAACGATCCTGTCAGCCAAAGCCTCCTGCGCTTGCGCACCGGCCTTCAAACCCAACAAAGCACGAGCATGACCCGCACTAATAACACCCGAAGCGACCTTACGCTGCGCCCCCACAGGCAGCTGTAGAAGACGCAACATATTGGTGATCAACGGACGCGAACGACCGATCTTATCCGCCAACTCAGTTTGGGTAACACCAAACTCCTCCAGCAATTGCTG belongs to Corynebacterium argentoratense DSM 44202 and includes:
- a CDS encoding N-acetylmuramoyl-L-alanine amidase; this encodes MTEILRVGDSDPRVAEVRATLARLGQLDGFDGADTQSFSASDTHFDAHLAQALQAFQQSRGIIADGVIGEVTLRALREASYTLGARVLQYQPGKVLVGDDVAELQDQLHELGFYSSRVDGQFGPATHEAVMNYQLNYGLNTDGICGPNTVRALSYLGLRITGGSPNAIREIEQVRRAGPRLTGKRVVLDPGLGGQNKGLTVKGPYGDITEEEILWDIASRIEGRMVAAGVETIMSRPRMDDPTFEDRAEIANAFGADLMICLQCDRYPNDKANGVATFYFGSEKGSNSITGEKLSGFIQREISARTELTNCGNHGRTWDILRLTYMPAIDVVLGYLTNPNDVAILTDPQARDAIAEAIVVAVKRLYLLDDDDQPTGTYKFSELLEQEVL